GCACCTGGCTCGTACACGGCCCCGGTCGACAATGGCGCTGGGAGCGTTCGGCGTCGCCACCTCGGGTGTGTTCGTCGCCCTGTCCGGTACCTCGCCGGGTACCGCCACGTTTTTCCGGTGCCTGCTCGCACTCGCGCTGGTGTGGCCGCTGAGTCGCGGCGGCGCGAGGGCCGACTGCCTTGGCGGGGCGGCGTCGTCGCAGCCGGGGCCGGGGTGCTGTTCGCCGGGGACGCGCTGTTGTGGACGCGGGCGGTCTTCGAGGTCGGCGCCGGGCTGACCGCGGTGCTGGTCAACGCGCAGGTGCTCCTCGTTCCTGCGCTGGCTCTGCTCATCGACCGTGAACCTCTCCCGAGAGCCTTCCTGGGAACAGCGCCGTTCATGGCGGCAGGCATCGTGCTCACCGGGGGCGTGCTCGAGACCGGCGCTGCCGGCAGCGCCCCGGTACGGGGAACGATCCACGCGATCCTCGCCGCACTGTGCTACTCGGGGTTCCTGTTCCTGCTGCGCCGCAACGGGCGGACCGGGTGGGCCGTTCGATCCTACTGTGGTGTGCTCGCCTCGGCGGCCCTCGTCGCGCTGCTCGTCGGATCGCTGTGGTCAGGCGTCACAGTGACCCCAGGCTGGTCGGCGCTGGGCTGGCTGGGCCTGACCGCGGCGGGAAGCCAGGTCTGTGGCTGGCTCTTGGTCGCGCTGGCGAGCCCGTACCTGGACAGCACGACCAGCGCCACCCTGCTCCTGCTCACCCCGGTCGGCGCCCTCGCCCTGGCCGCTCTCGTCCTCGGCGAGCAACCGAGGCCGCTACAACTGCTCGGATGCGCCCTGATGCTGGCCAGCACCTACGCCGCGGCCGTGCCGGAGTCCGGGAGAAGAGTCGTGAGAAATTGAACGCTGAGCTCTTGATCGCAGGTCAGTGTGCTTGCCCGTCCTGGCCGCGCTGCAGCGTGCGTTAGACGGTCGGCCGGCAGACGGAGAGCAGCTCGGTGAGATCGGTGATGCTGTAGTCGCCGCTGGCGTGCATCCGCCACAGTTCGGCCTGCTGCTTCAGCGAAAGCTTGGGTTGTTTGCCGCGCAGCTTGCCCTCGCCTTGGCTACGGCCATGCCTTCGAGGTGCGCATCCGCAGCAGGTCGACCTCGAATTCGGCGAAGGTGGCCGGGATGTTGAAAGACATCTTCCCCATCGGGTCGGCCGGACTGAGATTGTCACCGTACTGGGGGACTGAGGCAGCCCTGGTCAGAGGAACACCAGCTCGTGGCTTCGTCTCGTGTCCGTATCGGGCGGGCGGTGCTGTCTCAATGGGGGTCCTCTTCGAATCATGGTCAATTTCTCGGCTGACTGAGTAATCAGCTAGTATCCTGAGTATGCAGTCAGTTCCGGATGAAGATCGCACGGCACGGGCGCGGATCCGGGATGCCGCGCTTGCGCGCTTCGCCGAAAACGGCATGGACGGAACGAGCCTGAAGACGGTTGCCGAGGACGCAGGGGTCTCGCAGGCGCTGGTCTTTTACCATTTCGGCTCCAAGGACGCGCTGCGCGAGGCGTGTGACACGTATGTGATCCAGGCGTTCGGC
The nucleotide sequence above comes from Actinopolyspora erythraea. Encoded proteins:
- a CDS encoding EamA family transporter; the encoded protein is MPARTRAGVAAESRRREGRLPWRGGVVAAGAGVLFAGDALLWTRAVFEVGAGLTAVLVNAQVLLVPALALLIDREPLPRAFLGTAPFMAAGIVLTGGVLETGAAGSAPVRGTIHAILAALCYSGFLFLLRRNGRTGWAVRSYCGVLASAALVALLVGSLWSGVTVTPGWSALGWLGLTAAGSQVCGWLLVALASPYLDSTTSATLLLLTPVGALALAALVLGEQPRPLQLLGCALMLASTYAAAVPESGRRVVRN